A genomic window from Montipora capricornis isolate CH-2021 chromosome 8, ASM3666992v2, whole genome shotgun sequence includes:
- the LOC138060136 gene encoding peroxidasin-like, with translation MAEGAFYFQSLRVSFVLFFLVLSADACIQMKDLSHNPLYPSSVIKTMNFPGESILPVGSRVTISCSSNRSKNFLFGNPDNAQPYMIELYINKRYIDGCGGNRKDRKDTKTCTFVIRNATKMNSGVFGCTATNLHDYCTSATILLHFEDPSPPRFTINPPREIYVSAENKKNFTCGASGVPTPNITWYKDGVPVPRKKTLGVKSVSLLVFKSVSFADQGNYWCEAKNSFGWNRSSDTTLNIAQEPAITFHPQTTSAYIEGNFTVVSFQCKATGNPTPGISWLRNNSTKANGTVFQAGSISTLLLVLPGRKKTSSCKYNCIAKNSFGKAYSKEGTLNIVDKKSRNAIYFYGHPQNITASLGDHVMLICAAEGSPVPEITWLKDDRAIVDKNATLFRGYSSSTSSLALYSVEENHSGRYACQTRGHMVTVTSKEAVLSITGGVSKPSGLSKLEWILIVIAAVLLALVVILILMPQTRRRKSNFNVSTKLKEGQQFFHRPVSRDSMNQQPSNRKACTCTAPHLQMPNTGQENEAYITTAF, from the exons ATGGCTGAAGGCgctttttattttcaatcacTACGTGTTagctttgttcttttctttctcgTGTTGTCAGCAGATGCTTGCATACAAATGAAAGACCTGAGTCATA ATCCCCTATATCCTTCTTCAGTGATCAAAACGATGAACTTCCCGGGTGAAAGTATCTTGCCAGTTGGTTCGAGGGTCACAATCTCCTGCAGCAGCAACCGCTCCAAGAACTTCTTATTCGGAAATCCTGACAATGCTCAACCTTACATGATTGAGTTATATATTAACAAACGCTATATTGACGGGTGCGGGGGCAACCGTAAAGATCGCAAGGATACAAAAACCTGTACCTTTGTTATTCGAAATGCCACAAAGATGAACTCTGGAGTTTTCGGATGTACAGCCACCAATTTACACGACTATTGCACATCGGCCACAATCCTGTTGCATTTTGaag ATCCATCGCCCCCAAGATTTACAATCAATCCTCCCAGAGAAATCTATGTCTCTgcagaaaataagaaaaatttcACATGTGGAGCATCAGGCGTTCCTACCCCTAACATCACGTGGTATAAAGATGGCGTCCCGGTGCCCAGGAAGAAAACCTTAGGAGTGAAAAGTGTCTCCTTGCTAGTTTTCAAATCTGTCTCGTTCGCTGACCAGGGAAATTACTGGTGTGAGGCAAAAAATTCTTTTGGATGGAATAGATCCTCTGACACAACGTTAAATATTGCGCAAG AGCCAGCCATTACTTTCCATCCACAAACCACGTCCGCGTATATTGAAGGGAATTTTACCGTGGTTTCCTTCCAATGCAAGGCCACTGGGAATCCAACACCAGGGATTAGCTGGTTGAGAAACAACTCTACCAAAGCCAATGGCACAGTCTTTCAAGCTGGCAGCATCTCAACACTCCTCCTTGTTTTGCCTGGAAGGAAGAAAACGTCTAGCTGCAAGTACAACTGTATTGCGAAAAATTCGTTTGGAAAGGCTTACTCCAAAGAAGGAACGTTGAATATTGTTGATAAGAAAAGTCGCAATGCTATTTATTTCTACGGTCATCCACAAAACATTACAGCCTCTCTCGGTGATCACGTTATGCTCATCTGCGCAGCAGAGGGCTCTCCGGTCCCAGAGATAACTTGGCTGAAAGACGATAGAGCAATCGTTGATAAAAATGCCACATTATTTCGAGGGTACAGCAGTTCTACTTCATCTCTTGCGCTTTACTCGGTTGAAGAGAATCATAGTGGAAGATATGCTTGTCAGACAAGAGGTCATATGGTAACTGTCACTTCAAAGGAAGCAGTGCTGTCCATTACAG GTGGTGTTTCCAAACCATCTGGTCTTTCCAAGTTGGAGTGGATCTTAATTGTCATTGCAGCAGTTTTGCTTGCATTGGTGGTGATCTTGATTCTTATGCCACAAACCAGACGTAGGAAATCTAACTTCAATGTCAGTACAAAG TTAAAAGAAGGACAACAATTTTTCCATCGTCCAGTGAGTCGTGACAGCATGAACCAGCAGCCAAGCAACAGAAAAGCTTGTACATGCACAGCTCCACATTTGCAGATGCCAAATACCGGACAGGAAAATGAGGCCTACATAACAACTGCGTTTTAG